A portion of the Streptomyces erythrochromogenes genome contains these proteins:
- a CDS encoding ABC transporter permease, with translation MSTATTAREVAPGYRASRTLPLRVEALRQWRRRRTLVMGGVLAALPFIMIIAFAVGGGPDGRRGGGNRITLIDTATASGANFAATCLFVSAGFLLVVPVALFCGDTVASEASWSSLRYLLASPVPRARLLWSKLVVALGFSLAAIVLLPVVALAAGTVAYGWGPLKLPAGGALAAGDTVPRLALAVAFVFVSQLVTAGLAFWLSTRTDAPLGAVGGAVGLTIVGNVLDAVTALGSWREFLPAHWQFAWADALQPQLEWGGMAKGAVVSVSYALVLFALAFRGFSRKDIVS, from the coding sequence GTGAGTACGGCGACGACGGCGCGGGAGGTGGCTCCGGGCTACCGGGCGAGCCGCACGCTGCCGCTGCGCGTGGAGGCGCTGCGGCAGTGGCGCCGGCGGCGGACGCTGGTGATGGGCGGGGTGCTGGCCGCGCTGCCCTTCATCATGATCATCGCGTTCGCGGTGGGCGGCGGGCCGGACGGCCGGCGCGGCGGCGGCAACCGGATCACCCTGATCGACACGGCCACGGCCTCGGGCGCGAACTTCGCCGCGACCTGCCTGTTCGTGTCGGCCGGCTTCCTGCTGGTGGTGCCGGTGGCGCTGTTCTGCGGGGATACCGTGGCATCGGAGGCGAGCTGGTCCTCGCTGCGCTATCTGCTGGCGTCGCCGGTGCCGCGGGCGCGGCTGCTGTGGAGCAAGCTGGTGGTGGCCCTGGGCTTCAGCCTGGCGGCGATCGTGCTGCTGCCGGTGGTGGCGCTGGCGGCGGGCACCGTGGCGTACGGGTGGGGGCCGCTGAAGCTCCCGGCGGGCGGCGCGCTCGCGGCCGGGGACACCGTGCCGCGGCTCGCGCTGGCGGTGGCCTTCGTCTTCGTGTCGCAGCTGGTGACGGCGGGGCTGGCGTTCTGGCTGTCCACGCGGACGGACGCGCCGCTGGGCGCGGTGGGCGGCGCGGTCGGGCTGACGATCGTCGGGAACGTGCTGGATGCGGTGACGGCGCTCGGCTCGTGGCGCGAGTTCCTGCCGGCGCACTGGCAGTTCGCGTGGGCGGACGCCCTGCAGCCCCAGTTGGAGTGGGGCGGGATGGCCAAGGGGGCGGTGGTGTCGGTGTCGTACGCGCTGGTGCTGTTCGCCCTGGCCTTCCGCGGCTTCTCCCGCAAGGACATCGTGTCCTGA
- a CDS encoding ABC transporter ATP-binding protein has translation MTEGTGPARPVELAVEGVRYETDGHTLLHGIDLTARPGETVGVVGPNGSGKTTLLRCVYGALRATAGRVLLDGADAGGLTVKERARRVAVVPQDASGTFGLTVREVVAMGRSPHKRFWEQDGPDDVRRVADALETVGAGPFAARRFDELSGGERQRVLVARALVQDPGLLALDEPTNHLDIRYQLEVLGLVRALPATGLLVLHDLNLAAAFCDRLYVLSGGRVAAAGPPAEVLTEELLAEVYGVRARVEVHPDTGSPNVVYLPVAAGSW, from the coding sequence ATGACGGAAGGGACCGGACCGGCCCGGCCGGTGGAACTGGCCGTCGAGGGCGTGCGGTACGAGACCGACGGGCACACCCTGCTCCACGGGATCGACCTCACCGCCCGGCCCGGCGAGACGGTGGGGGTCGTCGGCCCCAACGGCAGCGGCAAGACCACCCTGCTGCGCTGCGTCTACGGCGCCCTGCGGGCGACCGCCGGCCGGGTGCTGCTGGACGGCGCGGACGCGGGCGGGCTCACCGTCAAGGAACGGGCGCGGCGCGTGGCGGTGGTGCCGCAGGACGCGAGCGGCACCTTCGGACTGACCGTCCGCGAGGTCGTCGCCATGGGCCGCAGCCCGCACAAGCGCTTCTGGGAGCAGGACGGTCCGGACGACGTACGGCGCGTCGCCGACGCCCTGGAGACCGTGGGCGCGGGCCCCTTCGCGGCCCGCCGCTTCGACGAGCTGTCCGGGGGCGAACGGCAGCGCGTCCTGGTGGCCCGGGCCCTCGTCCAGGACCCGGGGCTGCTCGCACTCGACGAGCCGACCAACCACCTGGACATCCGCTACCAGCTGGAGGTCCTCGGCCTGGTCCGGGCCCTGCCCGCCACCGGCCTCCTCGTCCTGCACGACCTGAACCTCGCGGCCGCCTTCTGCGACCGGCTGTACGTCCTGTCGGGCGGCCGGGTCGCGGCCGCGGGGCCGCCGGCCGAGGTGCTCACCGAGGAACTCCTGGCCGAGGTGTACGGGGTGCGGGCCCGCGTCGAGGTCCACCCCGACACGGGCTCGCCCAACGTCGTCTACCTGCCCGTGGCGGCGGGTTCCTGGTAG
- a CDS encoding CocE/NonD family hydrolase gives MSHSQDDNPITHVTAAQLNRIAGQGIYTSATSVDPDAVNVAEALVATLNGTAETPLLTADLQQLTEQVRQKATIGFPRITADDGVRLSAHTIKLNTSEPRPVVIVPSGWTPFGWILFEYAYLQLALRGYHVLAYTPRGIGLTTPLPGGGFVDAPWTSEGTIDVAGSSDWTDGSTVIGYAQQHFNPSRIAFFGESYGSGISQLVAANDPADRVDAVVALSTWGDLADSLYQNDTRHLAAVKALIDFTGGPIERKFDPATRQLLEDFLAGRNPDGVKKWLKERSPSSYLDDTNARGVPTFFSNTWHETLFPASQTIAHFDALTVPKRLNLWIGDHAAPEGAGLTIPFSGPNVPVEEAFAWLDHHVLGADNGVAAWPPVNSQIMFTYKTRIDPATGQNVITEPAVREAKPSWADVTTSTESWYLTASSTDRRDGGLGTAPETGWKREFTAGQLTAATAVDAVITTGQAEWKGNPKPYATGTFDRRHLAVWTSGPLQNARRIRGVPELALTVRSSAAATTLVAYLFDVAPDDTARIITHEPLTLLDVSPGENHNASWKLQAAGYDLAANHRLMLVVNSRDQLYSDAGDGRSSTTTITSVDDSAAHLVLPLG, from the coding sequence GTGAGCCACTCGCAGGACGACAACCCGATCACCCACGTCACCGCAGCCCAGTTGAACCGGATCGCCGGGCAGGGCATCTACACCTCGGCCACATCCGTGGACCCGGACGCCGTCAACGTCGCCGAGGCCCTGGTCGCCACCCTGAACGGCACGGCGGAGACCCCGCTGCTCACCGCCGACCTCCAGCAGCTCACCGAACAGGTACGGCAGAAGGCGACGATCGGCTTCCCCCGGATCACCGCCGACGACGGGGTACGGCTGTCGGCGCACACGATCAAGCTCAACACCTCGGAGCCCCGCCCCGTGGTGATCGTGCCGTCGGGCTGGACGCCCTTCGGCTGGATCCTGTTCGAGTACGCGTACCTCCAGCTGGCGCTCCGCGGATACCACGTACTGGCCTACACACCTCGCGGCATCGGCCTCACGACTCCCCTCCCGGGCGGCGGCTTCGTCGACGCCCCCTGGACCTCCGAGGGCACGATCGACGTGGCGGGCTCCTCGGACTGGACCGACGGCTCCACCGTCATCGGCTACGCCCAGCAGCACTTCAACCCGAGCAGGATCGCGTTCTTCGGCGAGTCCTACGGGTCCGGCATCAGCCAGTTGGTCGCGGCGAACGACCCGGCCGACCGGGTGGACGCGGTCGTGGCCCTGAGCACGTGGGGCGACCTGGCCGACAGCCTCTACCAGAACGACACCCGGCACCTGGCGGCGGTCAAGGCGCTGATCGACTTCACCGGCGGCCCGATCGAGCGGAAGTTCGACCCGGCCACCCGGCAGCTCCTGGAGGACTTCCTGGCCGGCCGGAACCCCGATGGGGTGAAGAAGTGGCTCAAGGAGCGCTCCCCGTCGTCGTACCTCGACGACACCAACGCCCGCGGCGTCCCCACCTTCTTCTCGAACACCTGGCACGAGACGCTGTTCCCGGCCAGCCAGACCATCGCGCACTTCGACGCGCTGACCGTGCCCAAGCGGCTCAACCTCTGGATCGGCGACCACGCAGCGCCCGAGGGCGCCGGCCTCACCATCCCGTTCAGCGGGCCGAACGTGCCGGTCGAGGAGGCGTTCGCCTGGCTCGACCACCACGTGCTCGGGGCGGACAACGGCGTTGCCGCGTGGCCGCCGGTCAACAGCCAGATCATGTTCACGTACAAGACCAGGATCGACCCGGCGACCGGGCAGAACGTCATCACCGAGCCCGCCGTCCGCGAGGCCAAGCCGTCCTGGGCGGACGTCACCACCTCCACCGAATCCTGGTACCTCACCGCCTCCTCCACCGACCGCCGCGACGGCGGCCTCGGTACCGCACCGGAAACGGGCTGGAAGCGGGAGTTCACCGCCGGACAGCTCACGGCCGCCACCGCGGTGGACGCCGTCATCACGACGGGCCAGGCGGAGTGGAAGGGAAACCCGAAGCCCTACGCCACCGGCACCTTCGACCGCCGGCACCTCGCAGTGTGGACCAGTGGCCCGCTCCAGAACGCCCGCCGCATCCGCGGCGTCCCCGAGCTCGCCCTGACCGTCCGCAGCTCCGCCGCCGCCACGACACTGGTGGCCTACCTGTTCGACGTCGCCCCCGACGACACCGCCCGCATCATCACGCACGAGCCCCTCACCCTGCTGGACGTGTCCCCCGGTGAGAACCACAACGCCTCCTGGAAGCTCCAGGCCGCCGGCTACGACCTCGCCGCGAACCACCGGCTCATGCTGGTCGTGAACAGCAGGGACCAGCTCTACTCCGACGCGGGCGACGGCAGGAGCAGCACCACCACGATCACGTCCGTCGACGACTCCGCCGCCCACCTGGTCCTGCCCCTCGGGTAG
- a CDS encoding aldo/keto reductase → MRYLPLGSSGLLVSAVGLGCNNFGGRLDARATRAVVDAALDAGVTLLDTADIYGGAGGSERHLGQALKGRRDQVVLATKFGYDGVDMKYGPAAGSRGGRAYIRRAVEESLRRLETDHIDLLQLHSPDPATPIAETLAALTELVAEGKVRYIGHSNLTGWQLAEAAHVARETGSVPFVSAQNEWSLLERSAERELVPAALHYGVGVLPYFPLANGLLTGKIRRGAPVPAGSRLDGRDAYLTEERLDVVEALAAIAEKHDRTVLELAIGWLSAQPGCASVIAGATSAEQVRANAAAGERPLDAELLAEIDAIAPGVTA, encoded by the coding sequence ATGCGCTATCTCCCCCTGGGCAGTTCAGGTCTGCTCGTGTCCGCCGTCGGCCTCGGCTGCAACAACTTCGGCGGGCGGCTCGACGCCCGGGCCACCCGTGCCGTCGTCGACGCCGCCCTGGACGCGGGCGTCACCCTCCTCGACACCGCAGACATCTACGGCGGCGCCGGCGGCTCCGAGCGGCACCTCGGGCAGGCCCTGAAGGGCCGCCGCGACCAGGTCGTCCTCGCCACCAAGTTCGGCTACGACGGCGTCGACATGAAGTACGGCCCCGCCGCCGGATCCCGCGGCGGACGCGCCTACATCCGGCGCGCCGTCGAGGAGTCCCTGCGCCGCCTCGAAACCGACCACATCGACCTGCTCCAGCTGCACAGCCCCGACCCGGCCACTCCCATCGCCGAGACGCTGGCCGCGCTCACGGAGCTCGTCGCCGAGGGCAAGGTCCGCTACATAGGCCACTCCAACCTCACCGGCTGGCAGCTCGCCGAAGCCGCCCACGTCGCCCGGGAGACCGGCTCCGTCCCCTTCGTGTCCGCACAGAACGAGTGGTCGCTGCTGGAGCGGTCGGCCGAGCGCGAGCTGGTCCCGGCGGCCCTCCACTACGGCGTCGGCGTCCTCCCGTACTTCCCGCTCGCCAACGGCCTGCTGACCGGCAAGATCCGCCGGGGCGCGCCCGTCCCGGCCGGCTCCCGCCTCGACGGCCGGGACGCCTACCTCACCGAGGAGCGCCTCGACGTGGTCGAGGCGCTGGCCGCGATCGCCGAGAAGCACGACCGCACCGTCCTCGAACTGGCCATCGGCTGGCTCTCCGCCCAGCCCGGCTGCGCCTCCGTCATCGCCGGCGCCACCTCCGCCGAGCAGGTGCGCGCGAACGCGGCCGCCGGCGAACGCCCGCTCGACGCGGAGCTGCTCGCCGAGATCGACGCGATCGCCCCGGGCGTCACCGCGTAG
- a CDS encoding N,N-dimethylformamidase beta subunit family domain-containing protein, with protein MDQEHIAGPTGDGDGAGRRRFLAIATGAATAAGLGAAAGCAGGDGSGNLRAGEKSSASTPDGRPPAGGAHAFDVKAENARPGNADWAVVKAGPARAVEGFADKVSVLPGESFGLYVSTTAPRFTVSAYRMGWYGGARARLVWRSEALTGVRQPEHTVDSDTRMVRTRWARTATVETKDWPEGSYLLRLDAQGGEGGQRFVPVTVRSAATAGRTVVVNAVATWQAYNRWGGYGSYDGPSGGYASRSLAVSFDRPYEYDDGAGLFLVYEAPLIALAERLGIPLAYATTTDVAREKRLLEGAAAVLSLGHDEYWSPEQRAHFTAARDAGTNIAILGANCCFRRIRLEASELGPDRTLVCYKSSYAQDPGFKRGHPATVDFRSAPGADPESSLLGVIYDGYPVDAPYVVTNPGHWLFEGTGAKAGDRFEHLVGVEYDKVNTGFTTPRPIEILAHSPVVCEGRPSHQDTAYYTVPSGAGVFATGTMRWVEALDATGDGRSGRNHGLDARSGALTTRVTENLLRVFAAGPAGRSHPAQDNVKAVYGGS; from the coding sequence ATGGATCAGGAGCACATAGCCGGGCCGACCGGTGACGGCGACGGCGCGGGCAGGCGGCGGTTCCTCGCGATCGCCACGGGGGCCGCGACCGCCGCGGGGCTCGGTGCGGCGGCCGGCTGCGCGGGCGGGGACGGGAGCGGGAACCTCCGCGCCGGCGAGAAGAGCTCCGCCTCCACACCGGACGGCAGGCCGCCGGCCGGAGGAGCCCACGCCTTCGATGTGAAGGCCGAGAACGCCCGCCCGGGCAACGCCGACTGGGCCGTGGTGAAGGCCGGGCCGGCGCGGGCCGTGGAGGGCTTCGCCGACAAGGTCAGCGTGTTGCCCGGCGAGTCCTTCGGCCTGTACGTGTCGACGACCGCACCCCGGTTCACCGTCTCCGCCTACCGGATGGGCTGGTACGGCGGCGCGCGCGCCCGGCTGGTGTGGCGTTCGGAGGCCCTGACCGGAGTGCGGCAGCCCGAGCACACCGTGGACTCCGACACCCGCATGGTCCGCACGCGGTGGGCCCGCACCGCCACCGTCGAGACGAAGGACTGGCCGGAGGGCAGCTACCTGCTGCGCCTGGACGCACAGGGCGGCGAGGGCGGCCAGCGTTTCGTACCGGTCACCGTCCGGTCCGCGGCAACGGCCGGGCGTACGGTCGTGGTCAACGCCGTCGCCACCTGGCAGGCCTACAACCGCTGGGGCGGCTACGGCAGTTACGACGGCCCCAGCGGCGGCTACGCCTCGCGCTCCCTCGCCGTGTCGTTCGACCGGCCGTACGAGTACGACGACGGCGCGGGCCTGTTCCTGGTGTACGAGGCCCCGCTGATCGCGCTGGCCGAACGGCTCGGCATACCCCTCGCCTACGCGACCACCACCGACGTGGCGCGGGAGAAGCGGTTGCTGGAGGGAGCCGCGGCGGTGCTCTCGCTCGGGCACGACGAGTACTGGTCGCCGGAACAGCGCGCCCACTTCACGGCCGCCCGCGACGCCGGCACCAACATCGCGATCCTGGGCGCGAACTGCTGCTTCCGCCGGATCCGGCTGGAGGCCTCCGAGCTGGGGCCGGACCGTACGCTGGTCTGCTACAAGTCCTCCTACGCCCAGGACCCGGGCTTCAAGAGGGGCCATCCGGCGACGGTGGACTTCCGCTCGGCTCCGGGCGCGGACCCGGAGAGCTCCCTGCTCGGCGTGATCTACGACGGCTATCCGGTGGACGCCCCGTACGTGGTGACCAACCCCGGCCACTGGCTGTTCGAGGGCACCGGCGCGAAGGCGGGCGACCGCTTCGAGCACCTGGTCGGCGTGGAGTACGACAAGGTCAACACCGGTTTTACGACGCCGCGTCCGATCGAGATACTGGCCCACTCCCCCGTGGTGTGCGAAGGCCGCCCCAGCCACCAGGACACGGCGTACTACACGGTGCCGAGCGGCGCGGGGGTCTTCGCGACGGGCACGATGCGGTGGGTGGAGGCCCTGGACGCGACGGGCGACGGCCGCAGCGGACGCAACCACGGCCTGGACGCGCGGTCCGGGGCGCTGACGACCCGCGTGACGGAGAACCTCCTGCGGGTGTTCGCGGCGGGCCCGGCCGGCCGGTCGCATCCGGCGCAGGACAACGTCAAGGCGGTGTACGGCGGTTCATGA
- a CDS encoding CGNR zinc finger domain-containing protein, with protein MDIPTPAAGEELSTSLALVNTRFRLPGGPYEGLAHPSAARAWLTGHGLAPAGPTLDSAQTARLRELRETLRALFGARIGGTAADPGQVAAVNAVLAGCPPLRLLDWGAGEPVRVLRPGPSQPLEHALALLAEDGIGLLTGEHAGKLAACGTPGCTRLMLRSHAARRWCSTRCGNRIRAVRHAAAKSMRKPTHQ; from the coding sequence ATGGACATCCCAACTCCGGCGGCGGGCGAGGAGCTCTCCACCTCGCTCGCGCTCGTGAACACGCGCTTCCGGCTGCCCGGAGGGCCCTACGAAGGACTCGCACACCCGTCCGCCGCGCGGGCCTGGCTGACGGGCCACGGGCTCGCGCCCGCGGGGCCGACGCTCGACTCCGCGCAGACCGCCCGCCTGCGGGAGCTGCGCGAGACGCTGCGCGCACTGTTCGGAGCGCGGATCGGGGGCACGGCGGCGGACCCGGGGCAGGTCGCGGCCGTCAATGCCGTTCTGGCGGGCTGCCCTCCGCTGCGCCTGCTCGACTGGGGCGCGGGGGAGCCGGTACGCGTCCTGCGGCCGGGGCCGTCGCAGCCCCTGGAGCACGCCCTCGCGCTGCTGGCGGAGGACGGGATCGGCCTGTTGACCGGTGAGCACGCCGGGAAGCTCGCCGCCTGCGGCACGCCGGGCTGCACCCGCCTGATGCTCCGCTCCCACGCGGCCCGCCGCTGGTGCTCCACCCGCTGCGGCAACCGCATCCGCGCAGTCCGCCACGCCGCGGCCAAATCGATGCGCAAGCCCACTCACCAGTAG
- a CDS encoding SMI1/KNR4 family protein: MTLTDDRQFPAALAAALAVPFDYADGDGVDFEPFEAFLSAEDTDDWFRAWTGNNDLDGGAFRVFGQDGSGGYAAFWLVRPGRPLAEQPVVFLGSEGETGVVARDLGDFLWLLADGCGPYEAAAPYGADRTSRPDEALTAVADRFAPDARRTAGAVVELAAEEFPGFDDMIMELCR, translated from the coding sequence GTGACGCTCACCGACGATCGACAGTTCCCCGCCGCGCTCGCCGCCGCGCTGGCGGTCCCCTTCGACTACGCGGACGGCGACGGGGTCGACTTCGAGCCCTTCGAGGCCTTCCTGTCCGCCGAGGACACCGACGACTGGTTCCGGGCGTGGACCGGGAACAACGACCTGGACGGCGGCGCGTTCCGCGTCTTCGGCCAGGACGGCTCCGGCGGGTACGCGGCGTTCTGGCTGGTCCGGCCGGGCCGACCGCTCGCCGAACAGCCCGTGGTCTTCCTCGGGTCCGAGGGGGAGACGGGCGTCGTGGCGCGCGACCTGGGCGACTTCCTGTGGCTGCTGGCCGACGGCTGCGGCCCGTACGAGGCGGCCGCGCCGTACGGGGCCGACCGGACCTCGCGCCCGGACGAAGCCCTGACGGCCGTCGCAGACCGGTTCGCCCCGGACGCGCGGCGCACGGCCGGCGCCGTGGTCGAGCTGGCGGCCGAGGAGTTCCCCGGCTTCGACGACATGATCATGGAACTCTGCCGCTGA
- a CDS encoding ABC transporter substrate-binding protein — MSRSRAALRAFTPVALLISLTACAGSTGAGQDGAAGDAAAAPGFPYALTNCGVSNTYQAPPRRAVTMNQHATELMLALGLGDRIAGTAYLDDAVLPAYKPAYDKIKVLAEEYPSKEILLGADPDFVYGGYASAFDKAQGRDREGLAKSGINSRLNVEYCTEGKVGLDQLKTEITEVARTFGVPDRGAKLIEDEQRRIDAVTARVKDRPRPTVFAYDSGEATASTSGGNGVGNEIISLAGGTNVFADLKDTFGDVAWEKVIERKPEVVLIYDYGGTTVEAKKQRLLNDPALAEVPAVKNRRFVVLPLSSAVLGVRVADAVESLGSQLHPNPA, encoded by the coding sequence ATGTCGCGTTCCCGCGCCGCCCTGCGCGCGTTCACCCCCGTCGCGCTCCTGATATCCCTGACCGCCTGCGCCGGTTCAACCGGCGCAGGGCAGGACGGGGCCGCGGGCGACGCCGCCGCCGCGCCCGGCTTCCCGTACGCCCTCACCAACTGCGGTGTGAGCAACACCTATCAGGCCCCGCCCCGGCGAGCGGTCACCATGAACCAGCACGCCACCGAGCTCATGCTCGCCCTCGGCCTGGGCGACCGGATCGCCGGCACCGCCTACCTCGACGACGCCGTGCTGCCCGCCTACAAGCCCGCCTACGACAAGATCAAGGTGCTGGCCGAGGAGTACCCCTCCAAGGAGATCCTGCTCGGCGCCGACCCTGACTTCGTCTACGGCGGATACGCCAGCGCCTTCGACAAGGCGCAGGGCCGCGACCGCGAGGGCCTCGCCAAGTCCGGCATCAACTCCCGCCTCAACGTGGAGTACTGCACCGAGGGGAAGGTCGGCCTCGACCAGCTCAAGACCGAGATCACCGAGGTCGCGCGGACCTTCGGCGTACCCGACCGCGGCGCGAAGCTCATCGAGGACGAGCAGCGCCGCATCGACGCCGTGACCGCCCGCGTCAAGGACCGGCCCCGGCCGACCGTCTTCGCCTACGACTCCGGCGAGGCCACCGCCTCCACCTCCGGAGGCAACGGCGTGGGCAACGAGATCATCTCCCTCGCCGGCGGCACCAACGTCTTCGCCGACCTCAAGGACACCTTCGGCGACGTCGCCTGGGAGAAGGTCATCGAGCGCAAGCCCGAGGTCGTCCTCATCTACGACTACGGCGGCACCACCGTCGAGGCCAAGAAGCAGCGCCTGTTGAACGACCCGGCGCTCGCCGAGGTGCCCGCCGTCAAGAACCGGCGGTTCGTCGTGCTGCCGCTCTCCTCCGCCGTCCTCGGCGTCCGCGTGGCGGACGCGGTGGAATCGCTGGGGAGCCAGCTCCACCCGAACCCCGCGTGA
- a CDS encoding FecCD family ABC transporter permease, which produces MAGEPAPPEPRVRLRTGAVLAVLAAALAVSAIAGLALGPVRIAPDRVLGIVVGGLSGNRPTGAFASIVWDVRMPRILLGAVVGAGLAVAGTVLQALVRNQLADPFLLGASSGASAGAVLVIVFGAAAAGFGMGVPLAAFVGSMAALVAVYAMARRGGTMTTGRLILAGVAVQYILSAFTSLVLVLAAHPDQIRSVLFWTLGGLGGARWDELALPTVALLVGGALLLTLARPLDLLLAGEEGAHTLGLDTGRFRAAVFVLTSLVIGVLVACSGAIGFVGLMVPHAARMVVGAGHRALLPVAALGGAVFLILADLIARTAAAPEEIPVGVVTALVGGPFFLWMLRRSSRTEGVTG; this is translated from the coding sequence ATCGCTGGGGAGCCAGCTCCACCCGAACCCCGCGTGAGGCTCCGCACCGGAGCGGTCCTCGCCGTCCTCGCCGCCGCGCTCGCCGTCTCGGCGATCGCGGGCCTGGCGCTGGGGCCCGTACGGATCGCCCCCGACCGCGTCCTCGGAATCGTCGTCGGCGGCCTGTCGGGGAACCGGCCCACCGGCGCCTTCGCCTCCATCGTGTGGGACGTGCGGATGCCGCGGATCCTCCTCGGCGCCGTCGTCGGAGCCGGGCTCGCCGTCGCGGGCACCGTACTCCAGGCCCTCGTGCGCAACCAGCTCGCCGATCCGTTCCTCCTCGGGGCCTCCTCCGGGGCCTCCGCCGGAGCCGTCCTCGTGATCGTCTTCGGCGCGGCCGCGGCCGGATTCGGCATGGGCGTGCCGCTGGCCGCCTTCGTGGGGTCCATGGCCGCGCTCGTCGCCGTCTACGCGATGGCCCGGCGCGGCGGCACCATGACCACCGGCCGGCTGATCCTGGCCGGCGTCGCCGTCCAGTACATCCTGTCCGCCTTCACCAGCCTCGTCCTCGTCCTCGCCGCCCACCCCGACCAGATCCGCTCCGTGCTGTTCTGGACCCTCGGCGGTCTCGGCGGGGCGCGCTGGGACGAACTGGCCCTGCCCACCGTTGCGCTGCTCGTCGGCGGCGCCCTGCTCCTGACCCTCGCCCGGCCGCTCGACCTGCTCCTCGCCGGGGAGGAGGGCGCGCACACCCTGGGGCTGGACACCGGACGCTTCCGCGCCGCCGTGTTCGTCCTGACCTCCCTCGTCATCGGCGTACTCGTCGCCTGCAGCGGGGCCATCGGCTTCGTCGGGCTGATGGTCCCGCACGCCGCGCGGATGGTCGTGGGCGCCGGACACCGGGCCCTGCTGCCCGTCGCCGCACTGGGCGGGGCCGTGTTCCTGATCCTGGCCGACCTGATCGCCCGTACGGCCGCCGCCCCCGAGGAGATACCGGTGGGGGTGGTCACCGCGCTCGTCGGCGGGCCGTTCTTCCTCTGGATGCTGCGCCGCTCCAGCCGTACCGAAGGGGTGACCGGATGA
- a CDS encoding GNAT family N-acetyltransferase gives MQPRTATRADIPELIRLRAAALDALGVDPGPADAPWRDIARGWFADRVSDSRPDCTCLVVGGGPGEPLRAAGMAWVTYHLPGPRWPDGRRGYIDGMVTEAAARGQGHAGRIVTGLVDWLNGLGVHFVQLHASSAGASVYRAAGFAAARYPGMDLITTPEPAPRP, from the coding sequence ATGCAGCCCCGTACGGCGACCCGCGCCGACATACCCGAACTGATCCGGCTCCGCGCGGCGGCGCTCGACGCGCTCGGCGTCGATCCCGGCCCGGCCGACGCGCCCTGGCGGGACATCGCCCGCGGCTGGTTCGCCGACCGGGTCTCGGACAGCCGGCCCGACTGCACCTGCCTGGTCGTCGGCGGCGGGCCGGGCGAGCCCCTGCGGGCCGCCGGCATGGCCTGGGTGACGTACCACCTGCCCGGCCCCCGCTGGCCCGACGGACGGCGCGGGTACATCGACGGCATGGTCACGGAGGCGGCGGCCCGCGGGCAGGGCCACGCCGGACGGATCGTCACCGGGCTGGTGGACTGGCTGAACGGACTCGGCGTCCACTTCGTCCAGTTGCACGCCAGCTCAGCGGGCGCATCCGTGTACCGCGCCGCCGGCTTCGCCGCCGCCCGGTACCCCGGGATGGACCTGATCACCACCCCGGAGCCCGCCCCCCGCCCATGA
- a CDS encoding VOC family protein, producing the protein MSVQLNHTIIHSRDNRESAEFLANILGLEVGTEWGPFIPVDTANGVTLDFATIPAGSITPQHYAFLISEEEFDAAFEKIRSAGVPYFADPHGRLPGEINHNDGGRGVYFTDPAGHGMEIITRPYGYQEPAATGR; encoded by the coding sequence ATGTCCGTACAGCTGAACCACACGATCATCCACTCCCGTGACAACCGGGAGTCCGCCGAGTTCCTGGCGAACATCCTCGGTCTCGAAGTCGGAACCGAGTGGGGTCCGTTCATCCCCGTCGACACCGCCAACGGCGTCACCCTGGACTTCGCGACCATCCCGGCCGGGTCCATCACCCCGCAGCACTACGCCTTCCTGATCTCCGAGGAGGAGTTCGACGCGGCGTTCGAGAAGATCCGCTCGGCCGGGGTGCCGTACTTCGCCGACCCGCACGGCAGGCTCCCGGGCGAGATCAACCACAACGACGGGGGCCGCGGCGTCTACTTCACGGACCCCGCCGGGCACGGGATGGAGATCATCACGCGCCCGTACGGCTACCAGGAACCCGCCGCCACGGGCAGGTAG